A genomic region of Raphanus sativus cultivar WK10039 chromosome 6, ASM80110v3, whole genome shotgun sequence contains the following coding sequences:
- the LOC108839388 gene encoding uncharacterized protein LOC108839388 isoform X2 codes for MGQDYSYSQPSSSSNSVDITSLIEAEAQLYADEAESSHFNAEPLQYQPQPECDDGIPRSCYCGAEPVVGYSTTRKDPYRRYFTCNNAEDGDCHVWKWWDVAVIEEMRDIQRELRELKGALNESEQKVVVLEKTVTEFSKKKPGVKLMVSTLVLTGLVLLILVGILLKASKDSGGPRLFLK; via the exons ATGGGGCAAGATTACAGTTACAGCCAgccatcttcatcatcaaactCTGTAGACATAACCTCCCTGATTGAAGCAGAAGCTCAGCTGTACGCGGATGAAGCTGAGAGTAGCCACTTCAATGCAGAGCCGCTTCAGTACCAACCGCAACCAGAGTGTGATGATGGAATCCCTAGAAGCTGCTACTGTGGTGCGGAGCCAGTTGTCGGCTACTCTACAACTCGTAAAGACCCATACAGACGTTACTTCACGTGCAACAATGCTGAAGATGGTGACTGCCACGTTTGGAAATGGTGGGACGTGGCAGTGATAGAGGAGATGAGGGACATTCAGCGGGAGCTTAGGGAGCTTAAGGGTGCACTTAACGAGAGTGAGCAGAAGGTTGTTGTCCTCGAGAAGACAGTAACCGAGTTTTCAAAGAAGAAACCAGGAGTGAAGCTAATGGTCTCTACCTTAGTTTTAACCGGGTTGGTGTTACTTATTCTAGTTG GAATATTACTCAAGGCTTCAAAGGACAGTGGCGGACCTCGCTTGTTTCTGAAATAA
- the LOC108839388 gene encoding uncharacterized protein LOC108839388 isoform X1 translates to MGQDYSYSQPSSSSNSVDITSLIEAEAQLYADEAESSHFNAEPLQYQPQPECDDGIPRSCYCGAEPVVGYSTTRKDPYRRYFTCNNAEDGDCHVWKWWDVAVIEEMRDIQRELRELKGALNESEQKVVVLEKTVTEFSKKKPGVKLMVSTLVLTGNITQGFKGQWRTSLVSEIRLSWSRVH, encoded by the exons ATGGGGCAAGATTACAGTTACAGCCAgccatcttcatcatcaaactCTGTAGACATAACCTCCCTGATTGAAGCAGAAGCTCAGCTGTACGCGGATGAAGCTGAGAGTAGCCACTTCAATGCAGAGCCGCTTCAGTACCAACCGCAACCAGAGTGTGATGATGGAATCCCTAGAAGCTGCTACTGTGGTGCGGAGCCAGTTGTCGGCTACTCTACAACTCGTAAAGACCCATACAGACGTTACTTCACGTGCAACAATGCTGAAGATGGTGACTGCCACGTTTGGAAATGGTGGGACGTGGCAGTGATAGAGGAGATGAGGGACATTCAGCGGGAGCTTAGGGAGCTTAAGGGTGCACTTAACGAGAGTGAGCAGAAGGTTGTTGTCCTCGAGAAGACAGTAACCGAGTTTTCAAAGAAGAAACCAGGAGTGAAGCTAATGGTCTCTACCTTAGTTTTAACCGG GAATATTACTCAAGGCTTCAAAGGACAGTGGCGGACCTCGCTTGTTTCTGAAATAAG GTTAAGTTGGTCACGGGTGCACTGA
- the LOC130495797 gene encoding uncharacterized protein LOC130495797, with product MYYKSPSLVSILTLDTREGLEERLDEVFEDICEDTINNIIEAQTKKQKKRAFIERNREAGHIRLWNDYFSENPTYEEHIFRRRFRMNKELFMSIVYALSQNVPFFQHRPDATGRLGLSPLQKCTAAIRMLSYGSAADAVDEYLRLGESTALSCLHYFTDGIVQLFGEQYLRRPTPEDLQRLLDIGEKRGFPGMIGSIDCMHWEWKNCPTSWKGQYARGSNKPTIVLEAVASQDLWIWHAFFGPPGTLNDINVLDRSPVFDDIIEGRAPRLEYVVNGHKYKLAYYLTDGIYPKWSTFIQSISRPQGPKARLFAKKQEAARKDVERAFGVLQARFAIVKNPALTWDKKKIGKIMRACIIIHNMIVENERNGYARIDVSEFEEGSVTRSSHVETQTEMPTNLNNIFVNQNERELRDIRIHEPLKKDLVEHIWNKFGDE from the exons ATGTACTATAA AAGTCCTTCTCTTGTATCAATATTAACACTTGATACAAGAGAAGGATTGGAAGAAAGATTGGACGAAGTTTTCGAAGATATCTGTGAAGATACAATCAACAACATTATCGAGGCCCAAaccaaaaagcaaaagaaacGAGCATTTATTGAACGAAACCGTGAAGCAGGACACATCCGGTTATGGAATGACTACTTCTCCGAAAATCCCACATATGAGGAACATATCTTCAGACGCCGTTTCCGTATGAACAAGGAATTATTCATGAGTATTGTCTATGCCCTCTCACAGAACGTTCCATTCTTTCAACATAGACCAGATGCTACCGGGAGGCTTGGTCTTTCGCCACTACAAAAATGTACCGCAGCAATTCGTATGCTTTCTTATGGTTCTGCAGCCGACGCGGTTGACgaatatctccgacttggtgagaGCACGGCACTTTCGTGTTTACATTATTTCACTGATGGAATAGTACAGTTATTTGGAGAGCAGTATCTACGAAGACCCACGCCAGAGGATCTTCAACGACTCCTCGATATTGGAGAGAAACGCGGGTTTCCTGGAATGATTGGGAGCAttgactgtatgcattgggagtggaaaaatTGCCCAACGAGTTGGAAAGGACAGTACGCCCGTGGATCAAACAAACCGACAATTGTCTTAGAGGCTGTAGCTTCACAagatctttggatatggcacgctTTTTTTGGTCCTCCAGGTACCTTAAACGATATTAATGTCCTCGATCGATCtcctgtttttgatgacattatAGAAGGTCGAGCTCCAAGGTTAGAGTACGTGGTCAACGGACACAAGTATAAGTTGGCTTACTATCTCACTGACGGTATATATCCAaaatggtcaacatttatcCAATCAATCTCACGTCCTCAAGGTCCTAAAGCACGGTTATTTGCTAAAAAACAAGAAGCAGCCCGAAAAGATGTGGAACGGGCCTTTGGAGTTTTGCAAGCTCGATTTGCGATTGTCAAAAACCCGGCTCTTACAtgggacaaaaaaaagatagggAAGATTATGCGAGCATGTATCATAATACACAATATGATAGTCGAAAATGAACGCAATGGATACGCTCGCATCGACGTTTCGGAATTTGAAGAAGGAAGTGTCACCAGAAGTTCACACGTGGAAACCCAAACCGAGATGCCTacaaatctgaataacatatttgTCAATCAGAACGAGAGAGAACTTCGGGATATCCGTATACATGAACCACTgaaaaaagatttagttgagcatatttggaatAAATTTGGTGATGAATAA
- the LOC108806844 gene encoding transcription factor MYB3 — MGRSPCCEKAHMNKGAWTKEEDQLLVDYIRKHGEGCWRSLPRAAGLQRCGKSCRLRWMNYLRPDLKRGNFTEEEDELIIKLHSLFGNKWSLIAGRLPGRTDNEIKNYWNTHIKRKLLSRGIDPNTHRSINGSATPPSKTTTPSLQNDEPVRFDFSGPDQQRTVKPEPMVLDREEANNNINNCTSSGTTLEKDIRTDNDWVLNLELSVGPATTKSYRYELTRKAHPDLAESTRRWGFELLGAQSEMCLCCRIGSHNESCRNCRTSDILTTWESKII, encoded by the exons atgggaaGGTCACCATGCTGCGAGAAAGCTCACATGAACAAAGGAGCTTGGACTAAAGAAGAAGATCAGCTTCTCGTTGATTACATCCGCAAACACGGCGAAGGTTGCTGGCGTTCTCTCCCTCGAGCCGCCG GATTACAGAGATGTGGTAAGAGTTGTAGGTTGAGATGGATGAATTATCTAAGACCAGATCTCAAGAGAGGTAATTTCactgaggaagaagacgaaCTCATCATCAAACTCCACAGCTTATTTGGTAACAA atggTCGTTGATTGCTGGGAGATTACCAGGAAGAACAGACAACGAGATCAAAAACTATTGGAACACTCATATCAAGAGGAAGCTTCTCAGCCGTGGGATCGACCCAAACACTCACCGTTCGATCAACGGATCTGCAACCCCTCCTTCCAAAACAACGACTCCGTCTCTTCAAAACGACGAGCCGGTACGATTCGATTTCTCCGGACCGGATCAACAACGGACGGTTAAACCGGAACCGATGGTACTAGACCGAGAAGAGGCTAATAATAACATTAATAACTGCACCAGCAGCGGAACGACATTGGAGAAGGATATTCGGACAGACAATGATTGGGTACTCAATTTGGAACTCTCCGTTGGTCCAGCGACGACCAAGAGTTATCGGTACGAGTTGACTCGCAAAGCGCATCCTGACTTGGCCGAGTCCACTCGGCGGTGGGGCTTTGAGTTGTTAGGGGCTCAGTCTGAGATGTGTTTGTGTTGTCGGATAGGGTCTCACAACGAGTCGTGTCGGAACTGTCGTACTTCCGATATTTTAACTACTTGGGAATCGAAAATTATTTag